Proteins encoded within one genomic window of Indicator indicator isolate 239-I01 unplaced genomic scaffold, UM_Iind_1.1 iindUn_scaffold_63, whole genome shotgun sequence:
- the BANF1 gene encoding barrier-to-autointegration factor — protein sequence MSSTSQKHRDFVAEPMGEKPVGTLAGIGDVLGKKLEEKGFDKAYVVLGQFLVLRKDEELFREWLKETCGANAKQSRDCSGCLREWCDAFL from the exons atgtcctcCACCTCCCAGAAGCACAGAGACTTCGTGGCTGAGCCCATGGGGGAGAAGCCTGTGGGCACCTTGGCTGGCATTGGGGACGTGCTGGGCaagaagctggaggagaaaggCTTTGACAAG gcctatgtggtgctggggcagttCCTGGTGCTGCGCAAGGACGAGGAACTGTTCcgggagtggctgaaggagacCTGCGGCGCCAACGCCAAGCAGAGCAGGGACTGCTCCGGCTGCCTGCGCGAGTGGTGCGATGCCTTCCTCTGa
- the TRMT112 gene encoding multifunctional methyltransferase subunit TRM112-like protein isoform X2: MKLLTHNMLTSHVRGLKPGGGFPLQIQASEVRVRPVPFNADFVARLVPRLHWAALLQAAESLPPEPSPGYEEDEAFLRRLHHLLLEVEVLEGVLQCPDSGRRFPISRGVPNMLLSEEET, translated from the exons ATGAAGCTGCTAACCCACAACATGCTCACGTCCCACGTCCGCGGCCTGAAGCCGGGCGGCGGCTTCCCCCTCCAGATCCAG GCCTCGGAGGTTCGGGTCCGGCCGGTGCCGTTCAACGCTGACTTCGTGGCTCGCTTGGTGCCCAGGCTCCATTGGGCAGCGCTGCTGCAGGCGGCCGAGAGC CTGCCCCCAGAGCCCTCCCCTGGCTACGAGGAGGACGAAGCCTTCCTGCGccgcctccaccacctcctgctggAG gtggaggtgctggagggggtcCTGCAGTGCCCGGACTCAGGGCGACGCTTCCCCATCTCCAGGGGGGTCCCCAATATGCTGCTGAGTGAGGAGGAGACCTGA
- the TRMT112 gene encoding multifunctional methyltransferase subunit TRM112-like protein isoform X1, whose amino-acid sequence MKLLTHNMLTSHVRGLKPGGGFPLQIQASEVRVRPVPFNADFVARLVPRLHWAALLQAAESVKLPPEPSPGYEEDEAFLRRLHHLLLEVEVLEGVLQCPDSGRRFPISRGVPNMLLSEEET is encoded by the exons ATGAAGCTGCTAACCCACAACATGCTCACGTCCCACGTCCGCGGCCTGAAGCCGGGCGGCGGCTTCCCCCTCCAGATCCAG GCCTCGGAGGTTCGGGTCCGGCCGGTGCCGTTCAACGCTGACTTCGTGGCTCGCTTGGTGCCCAGGCTCCATTGGGCAGCGCTGCTGCAGGCGGCCGAGAGCGtga AGCTGCCCCCAGAGCCCTCCCCTGGCTACGAGGAGGACGAAGCCTTCCTGCGccgcctccaccacctcctgctggAG gtggaggtgctggagggggtcCTGCAGTGCCCGGACTCAGGGCGACGCTTCCCCATCTCCAGGGGGGTCCCCAATATGCTGCTGAGTGAGGAGGAGACCTGA
- the LOC128980093 gene encoding uncharacterized protein LOC128980093, which produces MVYGGSLWVPMWSSVGPYGALWVLMGPHVELWGALWVPMMYGGSLWVLMGPRVGLYRSLWCTVGPYGSPCGALWVPMVHCGSLWVPMWSSVGLYGSLWCTVGPYGSPCGALWVSMVYGGSFWVPMWSSMGLCGSLCCTVGPYGSPCGALWGSVGPYGARWLLVGLYGSPCAALWVAMGLSWTVGGALWVPVGSYVWGCGSLWPLWGALWGSLAPC; this is translated from the coding sequence ATGGTGTACGGTGGGTCCTTATGGGTCCCCATGTGGAGCTCTGTGGGTCCCTATGGTGCACTGTGGGTCCTTATGGGTCCCCATGTGGAGCTCTGGGGGGCTCTATGGGTCCCTATGATGTACGGTGGCTCCTTGTGGGTCCTTATGGGTCCCCGTGTGGGGCTCTATAGGTCCCTATGGTGTACGGTGGGTCCTTATGGGTCCCCATGTGGAGCTCTGTGGGTCCCTATGGTGCACTGTGGGTCCTTATGGGTCCCCATGTGGAGCTCTGTGGGGCTCTATGGGTCCCTATGGTGTACGGTGGGTCCTTATGGGTCCCCATGTGGGGCTCTGTGGGTCTCTATGGTGTACGGTGGGTCCTTCTGGGTCCCCATGTGGAGCTCTATGGGGCTCTGTGGGTCCCTATGTTGCACTGTGGGTCCTTATGGGTCCCCATGTGGAGCTCTATGGGGCTCTGTGGGTCCCTATGGTGCACGGTGGCTGCTTGTGGGTCTTTATGGGTCCCCATGTGCTGCTCTGTGGGTCGCTATGGGGCTCTCTTGGACGGTAGGTGGAGCTCTATGGGTCCCTGTGGGTAGCTATGTTTGGGGCTGTGGGTCACTGTGGCCCTTATGGGGAGCTCTATGGGGCTCTCTGGCTCCCTGTTAG
- the SLC3A2 gene encoding 4F2 cell-surface antigen heavy chain → MLGAAAAIVARAPPCRPLPSRHWWQLGALYRAPPKQFGGDLKGVAARLEHVAGLGARGLILGPLHPQNASEWGGSKLPPLDQLEPSLGSLEDFGDLLQAAKKKGLQLLVDLTPKFGEGLVWGGLAQHPQFNEHMKGVLSSWLQRGVGGFLLDSVEELPLHLLSEWQNLTQAQPGPEGGSRVLVGGSQLQSHPQLLELLQRLGEGAPGGPLLGRFQEALEGTPAAKLAPQLLSFLQPGVPLVWSVGSPWQHLTSLRPLLAPQALLLLWALPGTPALSYGDELGLQDLPGGPQPGQVSLTQMPWELLQEPGNSSQLLELCRQLGALRSRERSLALGEAEALDAGPQASAFLRSWDQSQRFLVLLNPGPQPLTHISLRDPRVPPSLTLRLRTHQPLPPDPQIKLEELQLEPYEGALLSFPYTS, encoded by the exons atgctgggggctgctgctgccatcgtGGCCAGGGCCCCCCCctgcagacccctccccagcaggcaCTGGTGGCAGCTGGGGGCCCTCTACAGGGCACCCCCAAAGCAGTTTGGGGGGGACCTGAAag GGGTTGCAGCTCGCCTGGAGCATGTGGCAGGGTTGGGGGCTCGGGGCCTGATCTTGGGCCCCCTGCACCCCCAAAATGCCTCTGAGTGGGGGGGCTCCAAACTGCCCCCCCTGGACCAGCTGGAGCCAAGTTTGGGGTCCTTGGAGGATTTTGGGgacctcctgcaggcagccaagaagaaag ggctgcagctgcttgtgGACTTGACCCCCAAGTTTGGGGAGGGGCTGGTTTGGGGGGGCctggctcagcacccccagTTCAATGAGCACATGAAG GGGGTGCtgagctcctggctgcagaggggggtTGGAGGCTTCCTGCTGGACAGCGTCGAGGAGCTGCCg ctgCATCTCCTCTCCGAGTGGCAGAATCTGACCCAGGCCCAGCCAGGCCCTGAGGGAGGCTCCAG GGTGTTGGTGGGGGGCAGTCAGCTCCAGTCCCAcccccagctgctggagctgctgcagcgcCTTGGGGAGGGGGCTCCGGGGGGTCCCCTCCTGGGGCGCTTCCAGGAGGCTTTGGAGGGGACCCCAGCAGCCAAACTTGCTCCCCAGCTTCTCAGCTTCCTGCAGCCGGGGGTCCCCCTGGTCTGGAGT GTGGGCTCCCCCTGGCAGCACCTCACAAGCCTGCGCCCCCTGCTGGCTCCCCAagcgctgctgctgctctgggcccTGCCTGGGACCCCTGCCCTCAGCTATGGGGatgagctggggctgcaggaccTCCCCGGGGGCCCCCAGCCTGGACAG GTATCC TTGACGCAGatgccctgggagctgctgcaggagcccgGGAACAGCTCGCAG ctgctggagctgtgccgCCAGCTGGGGGCGCTGCGCTCCCGGGAGCGCTCCCTGGCCCTGGGGGAGGCTGAAGCCCTGGACGCAGGCCCCCAGGCCTCCGCCTTCCTGCGCAGCTGGGACCAGAGCCAGAGGTTTCTGGTGCTGCTCAACCCtggcccccagcccctcacccaCATCTCCCTGCGGGACCCCCGGGTCCCCCCCAGCCTCACCCTGCGCCTCAGGACCCACCAGCCCCTGCCCCCCGACCCCCAGAtcaagctggaggagctgcagctggagccctATGAGGGGGCCCTGCTCAGCTTCCCCTACACCTCCTAA